One genomic window of Haliotis asinina isolate JCU_RB_2024 chromosome 4, JCU_Hal_asi_v2, whole genome shotgun sequence includes the following:
- the LOC137281362 gene encoding uncharacterized protein, with product MASEQYERLNVQIDEDSSGCCSSTKYLVLRYPMTGKSNPSWEIVSINGEYRVEFKAEGNGKTYCHRSRNFSLAIKKLMENPEMVPTKVDYEVRIVKDPSVELSRYFL from the exons ATGGCATCTGAGCAGTATGAACGTCTGAATG ttcaaATTGACGAGGACTCATCGGGATGCTGTTCCAGTACCAAGTACCTTGTTTTACGATACCCCATGACTGGAAAGAGCAATCCATCGTGGGAGATAGTTTCAATAAATGG TGAATACAGAGTTGAGTTCAAAGCAGAGGGAAATGGGAAGACGTATTGTCACAGATCACGCAACTTCTCCCTCGCCATCAAGAAACTCATGGAAAATCCGGAGATG GTACCGACCAAAGTTGACTACGAGGTGAGGATTGTGAAAGACCCTTCGGTCGAGTTGAGCAGATATTTTCTATAA